ATTGTCCCGACAGGAGCCTTTTCGTCGCGATTACGCTCTGCCGTGACATAACCTTTGCCCATGGAGACAACCATATCGATCTCAACATCAGCTTCTTTGGTACAGGTGGCGATGTACAGATCCGGATTGAGAATCTCGACATTCGAATCAGTAACAATATCGCCGGCCGTAATCACGCCTGCACCTTTTTTAACGATGCGAATGTTGCGGCTCTCCTGACCTTCGAGACGGAGCAAAACTGACTTCAGGTTCAGAATAATATCCGTGACATCTTCTGTAACGCCCGGAATCGTCGAGAATTCATGAAGAACACCCTTAATTCTTACTGAAGTGATAGCCGCTCCCTGCAAAGAAGACAGCAGAATACGGCGCAATGAGTTACCAATCGTGGTTCCAAATCCGCGTTCGAAAGGTTCCGCAAAAAACTTGCCATAGTTGGCAGTCAAGCTGCGGGAATCCACTTGAAGGCGCTTGGGCTTGATCAGATCTCTCCAGTTTTTATACATTCATTTTCTCCATGCTGAGGTTAGCTGAGTGATTGCGTATTACTTGGAATAGAGTTCAACAATCAACTGTTCCTCGAACACAGGAGTCGTCAACTCTTCGCGTGCAGGCAGAGTTTTGACGGTGCCTTTAAACGCATCCCGATCGAGTTCCAGCCAGGATGGAATTCCACGACGCATTACACTGTCAAGAGCCTCGGAGATTTTACCGATTTTACGACTCTTTTCACGAACCTCAATAACATCTCCAGCGCGGACAAGGTAAGAAGGGATATCCACCTTACGGCCGTTAACCAGAAAATGTCCATGACGAACAAATAAACGGGCCTCAGAACGAGTAGACGCCAAGCCAAGACGGAATACCATGTTGTCAAGACGGCGCTCGAGCAATACCAGCATGTTGTGACCGGTAATACCCTTCATCGCTTTCGCTTTATCAAATACACGGCGGAACTGCTTCTCGCTCAGGCCATAGCAAAAACGAACTTTTTGCTTTTCAGTCAACTGGCGGGAGTAGTCTGAAGGCTTGCCACGACGACCGGCACCATGTTGTCCAGGAGGTGTGGGACGACGCTCAAGCAGGCGATCATATTTCGGATTACCGTAAATATTAACACCAAGACGTCTTACGATTTTACCTTTAGGTGTGAAGTTTTTTGCCATTTCAAAATCCTCTGTAGTCTATCGTCAATTGGTCAGCACATCCCGCGTATTACACGCGACGACGCTTGGGAGGACGACAGCCATTGTGGGGAATCGGAGTCACGTCCTTGATCATCGTAACGTTCAAACCAGCACTTTGCAGGGCACGAAGAGCTGATTCACGTCCGGAACCGGGGCCTTTCACGCAAACTTCAACATTACGCAGACCGTGTTCCTGAGCTGCCTTGGCAGCTGTTTCCGCAGCAACTTGTGCCGCGAAAGGAGTACTCTTACGAGATCCCTTAAATCCTGATCCACCTGCCGTCGCCCAGGAGATAACATTCCCGCTGACATCGGCAATTGAAACGATGGTATTGTTAAAGGTGGCCTGAATATGGGCAACACCATTGACGATATTCTTTTTCGCCTTGCTTTTTCTTACGACTTTTTTACCTGGCTTTGCCATGGTTCCTCCAATTATTTCTTCTTACCGGCAACCGTCTTACGCGGCCCCTTACGGGTACGGGCATTGGTTTTAGTCTTCTGGCCACGCACAGGCAAGCCACGGCGATGACGCAAACCACGATAGTTACCCAGATCCATCATACGCTTGATGTTCATGGATACTTCACGGCGCAAATCACCTTCTACTTTGAACTCATCATCAATGATCTTACGAATCTGCCCAACTTCAGCTTCCGTCAGATCATCAGTGCGAGTGTTAAGATCAACACCAGCCTGAGACAGGATTTGTTGAGACGTGGAGCGACCGATCCCATAAATATAGGTCAGCGCAACTTCAATCCGTTTGTTTTTCGGTAAATCAATACCAGCAATACGTGCCAACTTTATATCCTCCTATTAACCCTGTCTTTGCTTGTGCTTGGGGTTTTCGCAAATCACGCGCAAGACGCCTTTACGCTTGATTACTTTGCATTTATCACAAATAGTTTTTACTGATGCACGAACTTTCATTACCAACCTCTACTCTATGCGTGATGCTATTAACAAGTTACACTCTGGTCAGTATCTCATAACCAGTTTCAGTCACCGCTACTGTGTGCTCAAAATGCGCAGAAGGACGACCATCCTGCGTCACCGCAGTCCAACCGTCTTCAAGAACTCGCACATGTTGCGTACCGGCATTTACCATCGGCTCTATTGCGAGAACCATCCCCTTTTTCAGTTTGGGACCGAAACCGGGTTTGCCGTAGTTAGGTATCTGTGGATCTTCATGTAATGAACGTCCAATACCATGTCCTACGAATTCCCTGACGACTGAATATCCTGCTGCCTCGACGACAGTTTGTACCGCAGCTGAGATATCGGATAGAAAAGCGCCTGGAGCAACTTTATCTATCCCCGCATCAAGAGACGTTTTAGTGACCTCCATAAGGCGGGTTTTTTCACGATCGACGTTACCTACTGGCAACGTCACAGCCGAATCGCCATAAAACCCGTTATAAAGAACACCGAAATCAATACTGATAATATCGCCTTCAACCAGAGGTTGTTTGGTAGCAAATCCGTGAACAACCGTATGATTTGGTGAGGCACAAATGGAACAAGGAAAACCGCCATATCCTTTAAAGGCCGGCTTGGCTTTCCTTTTCAAACAAGCCTGTTCCGCAATCTGGTCAAGGTCCCAGGTTGAAACTCCTGGCGACACCTTCTCAGCGAGCTCCTGCAGAATTTCCGCCACCATCTGACAAGATACGCGCATCTTGTCGATCTCTTGCGGAGTTTTGACGATAATCACTCAGAAACCTGCAAGATCTCAAAAATCGCAGTGCGAACGTCCTCAATAGACAGCATGCCATCTACACGTGCCAGCACACCCGATTTTTCATAATAATCAACCAATGGCAAGGTCTGATCCAGGTAAACAGACATACGATTACGAATAGTTTCTTCCTTATCGTCGTCACGTTGAATCAATTCACCACCACACTTGTCACAAACACCCTCCTGCTGAGGGGGTTCAAACTCGAGATGATAGCCAGCGCCACAAGCTTTACAGGTACGACGTCCAGCAAGGCGTAAAACCAGTGCCTCTGTATCAACCTCGAGTGAAATAACTGAATCAAGCTCTTTGTTCAGAGCAGTCAATGTCTCGCTTAAAGCATCAGCCTGAGGAACCGTCCGTGGAAAACCATCCAGAATAAAGCCTGTCGCACAGTCATCTTTCTGCAGACGCTCCTTAACGATACCAACAACGACTTCGTCAGGAACGAGCTCTCCGGCATCCATAAGGCCCTTAGCCTTAACACCCATCGGCGTACCTTCTTTAACAGCGGCACGCAAAATGTCTCCTGTAGAGATTTGAGGTACAGAGAGACGCTCAACAAGTGTTTTTGCCTGAGTACCCTTACCGGCACCAGGAGGTCCAAGCAAAATCAATTTCATCGTAGCAATCCTTTTTAGCCCCGACGTCCCTTAATACTGGCACCACGCATAAAGCCTTCATAAGATCTTGAGATCAGATGAGACTCAATCTGCGAAGCGGTGTCCATTCCAACACCGACGACGATCAGCAAAGACGTACCACCAAAATAAAAAGGCACATTCAGCTGACCGATCAACATGGTCGGCAGGACACAAACGACAGACACATAAATAGCTCCTGCGAACGTCAGTCGGCTTAAAACAACATCAAGATAGTCAGAAGTTGCTTTACCGGGACGCACACCAGGTATATATCCACCCTGATTCTTGACATTTTCAGCCACATCAACCGGGTTAAATGTTACAGCCGTGTAGAAATAACAAAAGAAAACGATGAATGCAACAAAAAAGACATTGTACAGCCAGTGGCTTGGCGTCATCATTCCAGCCAGTTTTTGAACCCATTCAACGTGAACAAAATTTGCCACGGTAGCAGGGAACATGATGATTGAACTGGCAAAGATTGGTGGAATAACACCACTCATATTGATCTTGAGAGGCAAATGGCTGGACTGTCCGCCAAGATTGCGCATACCAACGACACGCTTGGCGTAATGGATGGGGACACGACGCTGAGCCCGTTCCATGAAAACGATAGCTCCGATAACCACCACCATCAGAACAAGAATGACCAGCATCGTCACCGGAGGCATAGCACCTGTACGCAGAAGGCGGATCGTATTCACGATAGCCGAAGGCATGTTCGCCACGATACCGGCAAAAATGATCAATGAGATCCCATTGCCAATACCGCGCTCGGTGATCTGCTCACCAATCCACATAATAAATGCAGTACCGGCCGTCAAGGTAAATACGGTCAAAATAACAAAACCAATGCCCTGATTAGGAACAACTGGATCTCCAGCGACATTCATTGATTGAAGGCCGACGGCAATCCCTGCACCTTGAACGACAGACAACAGTACCGTTCCGTAGCGGGTCCATCGTGTAATTACCTTGCGGCCCTGCTCACCCTCTTTAGACAATCGCTGCACCGGCTCAAAAACAACCGTCAGTAATTGCAAAATAATAGAGGCACTGATGTAGGGCATAATTCCAAGTGCAAAAACCGTCATGCGCTGTAACGCGCCGCCGGTAAATGCACTGACCATCCCAAGCAGTGTCCCTTGAGTGCCTTCAAAAAAACTCGCTAAAACCTGACCATTAACACCCGGTGTCGGGACATGACAGCCAATCCGATAAACGGCCAGCATCATTAAAGTAAACAGGATACGTTGGCGCAGTTCGGCAATGCCGAAAATATTTTGAAGACTTTTAAACAATGTTAGAGTTCCTCAATCTTGCCGCCAGCTGCCTCAATTTTGGCAGCAGCAGATTTGCTGAATTTCTGTGCCTTAACGGTCAGAGCTTTTGTCAACTCACCATCGCCAAGAACCTTCACGCCGTCTTTTACCAGCTTGACCAAACCTGCTTTGATCAAAGCTTCAGCATCAACAACGGAACCAGCCTCAAGGGTTTCGAGATCGCGCAGATTGACCAACGCATACTCTTTGCGACTATAGGGAGTAAAACCACGCTTCGGAAGACGGCGATGCAGAGGCATCTGACCACCCTCAAAACCAGGCTTTACACCACCGCCGGAACGGGCGTTTTGGCCCTTATGACCACGCGCTGCTGTTTTGCCGGTTCCAGAACCGGGGCCACGGCCAATACGCTTTCTATTTTTAACGGATCCCGCTGCGGGACTCAAATTGCTCAAATCCATTTTATAAATCCTATCTAGGCTTCCTCAACAATGACCATGTGGCACACCTTATTGATCATGCCACGAATCTCAGGAGTATCCTTTAAAACAACGGTTTTATTGAGCTTAGTCAAGCCAAGACCCTTGAGAACTTTCGTAAAATACTCAGGGCGGCCAATGCCACTCTTCTTCAGTGTTACTTTAATTTCGTTCGCCATCTGATATCTCCAATTCGGGACCTTAAGCGGTCAGTCCACGACGGGATTTGATCTCATCTGCACTCTTCAGCTGCTTCAGAGCCTCAATAGTGGCTTTAACAACATTATGGGGGTTGTTAGAACCTAGGCACTTAGACAGAATGTCACCAACACCGGCGGCTTCGAGTACCGCACGGGCAGGACCACCGGCAATAACACCAGTACCCTTGGACGCAGGCTTAAGAAGAACACTGCCAGCACCAAAGTTACCGAGAACATCAAAAGGAATGGTACGGTCATCCAAAGGAACCTGGATCATATTCTTTTTGGCTTTTTCAACGCCTTTACGAATAGCCTCAGGAACCTCTTTGGCTTTACCGTGGCCATAGCCAACCTGGCCATTACCATCACCAACAACAACAAGTGCGGAGAAGCTGAAGCGACGTCCACCCTTAACAACCTTGGCACAACGATTGATATGGATGATACGATCAATCATTTCTGTTTCATTTTGTTCATTGCGCTGCAAAGGACCCTCCTATTCTCTTAAAACACCAGGCCGGCTTCACGTGCGGAGTCAGCCAGGGCCTTCACACGGCCGTGATAAACAAAACCATTACGATCAAAAACAACCTCTTTAATTTCTTTTTCCAGGGCTATTTTTGCAATCGCTTCACCGACCGCTTTGGCAGCGGCTACGTTACCGGTATAGCTCAGCCCGTCCGCAACGGATTGGTTCTGAGTTGATACCGACACCAGCGAAGTACCAGTAGTATCTTCAATAATTTGTGCATAGATATGCTTTGCACTACGGAAAACGCACAGACGTGGACGCGCAGCGGTACCAACCACTTTACGACGCACACGCGCTTGCCGTCTTTTTCTTGATTGCGCTCTTGAAATTACGCCAGCCACTTTAAATCTCCCGTGTTAATATAATTACTTACCAGCCTTACCGGCTTTACGCAGGATACGCTCATCCGCGTACTTAATCCCTTTGCCCTTATAAGGCTCAGGACCACGGAAAGAACGAATCTTAGCGGCTGTTGCACCAACCAGCTCTTTATCAATCCCGCTTACAGTCAGCTTGGTTTGCTTCTCAACTTCAACAGAGATACCGTCCGGCAGAGGATACGCAATCGGATGAGAATAACCAAGAGCCAGATTGAGCGTGCTACCTTGGACATCGGCACGATAACCAACACCATTAATTTCGAGCACTTTCGAAAAACCGTTCGATACGCCCTCAACCATGTTGAAGATCAATGAACGATAGAGACCCTGCATTGCGGTATCACGGCGAGCCGACTGCACCGGCTCGACATTAATAGCATCGGCATCCATAGATACCAACACCGTGCCAGGGATCGAACGGGACAATTTCCCTTTCGGACCCTGAACATCAATCCGGTCTTCTTTGAGATCAATTTTGACCCCGGCCGGAATCACTACAGGCTTTTTACCAATACGAGACATTGTCTAAACTCCTTACTCAATTACCAAACGGTGCAGATCAATTCGCCACCAATTTGGGCTTCACGAGCAGCAACGTCAGGCAAAACACCCTGTGATGTTGATACAATTGCACAGCCGAGACCATTTTTCACATTAGGGATCTCGTTGCTGCCGACATATACGCGACGGCCAGGGGTCGATTCACGCTTGATTTCGTGAATGACATGTAGATTTTTCTCATCATATTTCAAATAAATGCGCAGTGTTCCCTGAACACCATCATTGATTGATTTGAAATTTTTGATATATCCCTGGTCTTTAAGCACAGAAGCGATAGCAACCTTCATTTTACTTGAAGGCATCTCAAGCTTCTGGTGCTTTGCCATTCCCGCATTACGAATGCGAGTCAGCATATCTGAAATAGGATCGGTCATTCCCATGGATCGAACTCCTTCGTTTTACCAGCTAGATTTCAAAACGCCAGGAAGTTTACCCTCAAGGGCCAATTTGCGCAAGCAAATCCGACACATGTTGAACTTCCGATAATAGGCGCGCGGACGACCACAAAGTGGACAGCGGGTATACTTTCTGACCTTGAACTTTTGGGGCCGTGCTGCTTTGGCTATCATTGATTTTTTTGCCACAATATCCTCCGATTACGCCTGATTTATTTCCTGAAAGGCATGCCAAGCTCAGTCAGCAATGCACGTCCCTGCTCGTCAGTCGTTGCGTTAGTTACGATTGAAATATTCAATCCACCAACTTTAGCGACTTTTTCCAGATCAATTTCAGGAAAGATGATCTGCTCACGGACACCAAGAGTGTAGTTCCCGCGGCCATCAAACGCCTTGGCAGAAACACCTTTAAAGTCACGAACACGAGG
This is a stretch of genomic DNA from uncultured Desulfuromonas sp.. It encodes these proteins:
- the rpsD gene encoding 30S ribosomal protein S4, whose translation is MAKNFTPKGKIVRRLGVNIYGNPKYDRLLERRPTPPGQHGAGRRGKPSDYSRQLTEKQKVRFCYGLSEKQFRRVFDKAKAMKGITGHNMLVLLERRLDNMVFRLGLASTRSEARLFVRHGHFLVNGRKVDIPSYLVRAGDVIEVREKSRKIGKISEALDSVMRRGIPSWLELDRDAFKGTVKTLPAREELTTPVFEEQLIVELYSK
- the rpsK gene encoding 30S ribosomal protein S11, with translation MAKPGKKVVRKSKAKKNIVNGVAHIQATFNNTIVSIADVSGNVISWATAGGSGFKGSRKSTPFAAQVAAETAAKAAQEHGLRNVEVCVKGPGSGRESALRALQSAGLNVTMIKDVTPIPHNGCRPPKRRRV
- the rpsM gene encoding 30S ribosomal protein S13 → MARIAGIDLPKNKRIEVALTYIYGIGRSTSQQILSQAGVDLNTRTDDLTEAEVGQIRKIIDDEFKVEGDLRREVSMNIKRMMDLGNYRGLRHRRGLPVRGQKTKTNARTRKGPRKTVAGKKK
- the rpmJ gene encoding 50S ribosomal protein L36; the encoded protein is MKVRASVKTICDKCKVIKRKGVLRVICENPKHKQRQG
- the map gene encoding type I methionyl aminopeptidase produces the protein MIIVKTPQEIDKMRVSCQMVAEILQELAEKVSPGVSTWDLDQIAEQACLKRKAKPAFKGYGGFPCSICASPNHTVVHGFATKQPLVEGDIISIDFGVLYNGFYGDSAVTLPVGNVDREKTRLMEVTKTSLDAGIDKVAPGAFLSDISAAVQTVVEAAGYSVVREFVGHGIGRSLHEDPQIPNYGKPGFGPKLKKGMVLAIEPMVNAGTQHVRVLEDGWTAVTQDGRPSAHFEHTVAVTETGYEILTRV
- a CDS encoding adenylate kinase, which gives rise to MKLILLGPPGAGKGTQAKTLVERLSVPQISTGDILRAAVKEGTPMGVKAKGLMDAGELVPDEVVVGIVKERLQKDDCATGFILDGFPRTVPQADALSETLTALNKELDSVISLEVDTEALVLRLAGRRTCKACGAGYHLEFEPPQQEGVCDKCGGELIQRDDDKEETIRNRMSVYLDQTLPLVDYYEKSGVLARVDGMLSIEDVRTAIFEILQVSE
- the secY gene encoding preprotein translocase subunit SecY, which translates into the protein MFKSLQNIFGIAELRQRILFTLMMLAVYRIGCHVPTPGVNGQVLASFFEGTQGTLLGMVSAFTGGALQRMTVFALGIMPYISASIILQLLTVVFEPVQRLSKEGEQGRKVITRWTRYGTVLLSVVQGAGIAVGLQSMNVAGDPVVPNQGIGFVILTVFTLTAGTAFIMWIGEQITERGIGNGISLIIFAGIVANMPSAIVNTIRLLRTGAMPPVTMLVILVLMVVVIGAIVFMERAQRRVPIHYAKRVVGMRNLGGQSSHLPLKINMSGVIPPIFASSIIMFPATVANFVHVEWVQKLAGMMTPSHWLYNVFFVAFIVFFCYFYTAVTFNPVDVAENVKNQGGYIPGVRPGKATSDYLDVVLSRLTFAGAIYVSVVCVLPTMLIGQLNVPFYFGGTSLLIVVGVGMDTASQIESHLISRSYEGFMRGASIKGRRG
- the rplO gene encoding 50S ribosomal protein L15, which gives rise to MDLSNLSPAAGSVKNRKRIGRGPGSGTGKTAARGHKGQNARSGGGVKPGFEGGQMPLHRRLPKRGFTPYSRKEYALVNLRDLETLEAGSVVDAEALIKAGLVKLVKDGVKVLGDGELTKALTVKAQKFSKSAAAKIEAAGGKIEEL
- the rpmD gene encoding 50S ribosomal protein L30, which translates into the protein MANEIKVTLKKSGIGRPEYFTKVLKGLGLTKLNKTVVLKDTPEIRGMINKVCHMVIVEEA
- the rpsE gene encoding 30S ribosomal protein S5, which codes for MQRNEQNETEMIDRIIHINRCAKVVKGGRRFSFSALVVVGDGNGQVGYGHGKAKEVPEAIRKGVEKAKKNMIQVPLDDRTIPFDVLGNFGAGSVLLKPASKGTGVIAGGPARAVLEAAGVGDILSKCLGSNNPHNVVKATIEALKQLKSADEIKSRRGLTA
- the rplR gene encoding 50S ribosomal protein L18; translation: MAGVISRAQSRKRRQARVRRKVVGTAARPRLCVFRSAKHIYAQIIEDTTGTSLVSVSTQNQSVADGLSYTGNVAAAKAVGEAIAKIALEKEIKEVVFDRNGFVYHGRVKALADSAREAGLVF
- the rplF gene encoding 50S ribosomal protein L6 translates to MSRIGKKPVVIPAGVKIDLKEDRIDVQGPKGKLSRSIPGTVLVSMDADAINVEPVQSARRDTAMQGLYRSLIFNMVEGVSNGFSKVLEINGVGYRADVQGSTLNLALGYSHPIAYPLPDGISVEVEKQTKLTVSGIDKELVGATAAKIRSFRGPEPYKGKGIKYADERILRKAGKAGK
- the rpsH gene encoding 30S ribosomal protein S8, yielding MGMTDPISDMLTRIRNAGMAKHQKLEMPSSKMKVAIASVLKDQGYIKNFKSINDGVQGTLRIYLKYDEKNLHVIHEIKRESTPGRRVYVGSNEIPNVKNGLGCAIVSTSQGVLPDVAAREAQIGGELICTVW
- a CDS encoding type Z 30S ribosomal protein S14, which gives rise to MAKKSMIAKAARPQKFKVRKYTRCPLCGRPRAYYRKFNMCRICLRKLALEGKLPGVLKSSW